In Strigops habroptila isolate Jane chromosome 4, bStrHab1.2.pri, whole genome shotgun sequence, a single genomic region encodes these proteins:
- the PTGR2 gene encoding prostaglandin reductase 2, giving the protein MIIQRVVLNSRPGKNGVPVAENFRLEESTIADAIQAGQVRVRTLYLSVDPYMRCRMNEDTGSDYLLPWQLSEVADGGGIGVVEESKHDSFAKGDFVISFNWPWQTVAILDGSLLQKLIPQLVNGRLSYFLGAAGITGLTALLGIKEKGHVAVGANQTMVVSGAAGACGSLAGQIGRLEGCSRVVGIAGTDEKCSILVQEMGFDAAINYKKGNVAEQLREFCPGGVDVYFDNVGGDISDTVISQMNQNSHIILCGQISQYNKDVPYPPPLSPDIEKIQKERNITRERFLVLNYMDKQEACVLQLCQWIQEGKLKVRETVVEGLANIGAAFQSMMSGGNIGKQIVSVSK; this is encoded by the exons atgatTATACAGAGAGTAGTGCTGAATTCACGCCCCG gTAAGAATGGTGTGCCGGTGGCTGAGAACTTCCGACTCGAGGAAAGTACCATAGCAGATGCGATCCAAGCAGGACAAGTGCGTGTTAGAACCCTTTATCTCTCTGTGGACCCTTACATG CGCTGCCGAATGAATGAGGACACTGGCTCAGATTACCTCCTGCCCTGGCAGTTGTCTGAAGTTGCTGATGGTGGGGGCATTGGGGTTGTGGAGGAGAGCAAGCATGACAGCTTTGCTAAAGGAGACTTTGTAATCTCCTTCAATTGGCCCTGGCAGACAGTGGCAATTCTAGATGGAAGCTTGCTACAAAAG CTTATTCCACAACTTGTAAATGGACGCCTTTCCTACTTCCTCGGTGCAGCTGGCATCACAGGACTGACAGCCCTGTTGGGTATAAAGGAGAAAGGACACGTGGCTGTGGGTGCAAATCAGACAATGGTGGTGAGCGGAGCAGCCGGTGCCTGCGGGTCTTTGGCTGGCCAG ATTGGCCGTCTGGAGGGCTGCTCCAGAGTGGTGGGGATCGCTGGCACAGATGAAAAGTGCTCCATTTTGGTCCAAGAAATGGGATTTGATGCTGCTATCAATTACAAGAAGGGGAATGTGGCAGAGCAGCTACGTGAATTCTGCCCAGGCGGTGTGGATGTTTACTTTGACAATGTTGGTGGAGACATCAGCGATACAGTTATAAGTCAG ATGAACCAGAACAGCCATATCATCCTGTGTGGACAGATTTCTCAGTATAACAAAGATGTGCCTTATCCTCCTCCGCTGTCTCCTGacatagaaaaaatacagaaagaaaggaatatcACAAG ggAAAGATTCTTAGTCTTGAACTATATGGACAAACAAGAAGCTTGTGTGTTACAGCTCTGTCAGTGGATCCAGGAGGGTAAACTGAAG GTCAGAGAGACCGTGGTAGAAGGCTTAGCAAACATTGGTG CTGCTTTCCAGTCCATGATGAGTGGAGGCAATATTGGAAAACAGATCGTCTCAGTTTCTAAGTAA